The following proteins are encoded in a genomic region of Arachis stenosperma cultivar V10309 chromosome 4, arast.V10309.gnm1.PFL2, whole genome shotgun sequence:
- the LOC130975287 gene encoding uncharacterized protein LOC130975287, with protein MKDPRSFRIPCIIGDISIEKALCDLGARINLMSLAMIKRMRIEEAKPTRMALQLADRTFKFSHGVVEDLLVKVGEFIFPADFIVLDMEEEANASIILGRPFLAIVGVIIDVQKGELVLRLHEEKMVFNVFTALSYPKKSIGECMIVDTMEKLVQRVLEEEQCEDAIEQEQQTSCGDLPKEIMEGSIMLDKANKEKVEALKLELKTLLPSLKYAYLGSNDTFPVIINSALSKE; from the coding sequence ATGAAGGATCCTAGGAGCTTCCGAATCCCATGCATCATAGGGGATATTAGCATTGAAAAAGCATTGTGTGACCTAGGAGCTAGAATCAACCTTATGTCGTTGGCCATGATAAAGAGAATGAGAATTGAAGAGGCCAAACCAACAAGGATGGCACTTCAGCTAGCTGATAGGACCTTCAAGTTTTCCCATGGAGTGGTAGAGGACTTGTTGGTTAAAGTAGGAGAGTTCATCTTTCCAGCTGATTTTATAGTTCTTGATATGGAAGAAGAGGCTAATGCATCAATCATACTAGGAAGACCATTCTTAGCAATAGTTGGGGTGATAATTGATGTGCAAAAGGGAGAGTTGGTCCTAAGGCTGCATGAAGAGAAGATGGTATTCAATGTTTTCACTGCCTTGAGTTACCCAAAGAAATCCATTGGAGAATGTATGATAGTAGACACAATGGAGAAACTGGTTCAAAGAGTCTTAGAAGAAGAGCAATGTGAAGATGCAATAGAGCAAGAACAACAAACATCATGTGGTGACCTCCCAAAAGAAATCATGGAAGGCTCAATCATGCTAGACAAGGCAAACAAGGAGAAAGTGGAAGCACTAAAGCTGGAGTTGAAGACCTTGCTCCCAAGCTTGAAATATGCTTATTTGGGGAGCaatgacacttttccagtaatTATTAATTCAGCCTTGAGCAAGGAATAA